One segment of Rhodopirellula baltica SH 1 DNA contains the following:
- a CDS encoding DUF1844 domain-containing protein translates to MTNSDPKENETDESPQIVVDSDWKEQVAKEKETLANQTEIESSSDSVAETKEASAESAGSKLPPASFEVLVSMLFTQGMSSLGQIPMPGQEEGRVDKPMAKHSIDTLEVLSEKTKGNLSDDESKMLTEATHALRMAYVSTRG, encoded by the coding sequence ATGACAAACTCTGATCCAAAAGAAAACGAAACAGACGAGTCGCCTCAAATCGTGGTGGACTCGGATTGGAAAGAACAAGTCGCCAAAGAGAAAGAAACTCTGGCCAACCAAACCGAAATTGAGTCCAGCAGCGATTCTGTGGCTGAAACCAAAGAAGCCTCCGCTGAATCCGCGGGATCCAAGCTCCCACCGGCCAGTTTCGAAGTTTTGGTGTCAATGTTGTTCACACAGGGAATGAGCTCACTGGGCCAGATCCCCATGCCGGGCCAAGAAGAAGGCCGTGTCGACAAACCGATGGCGAAACACTCCATCGACACGCTCGAAGTGTTGTCGGAAAAGACCAAAGGCAACTTGTCCGACGACGAATCGAAGATGTTGACCGAAGCCACGCACGCGTTGAGGATGGCCTACGTCAGCACACGCGGTTAG
- a CDS encoding TIGR03000 domain-containing protein: MHLLACLTLALSMSVTAEAGGSYGSYGSSGGSGLVYGSSGGSSGGGLLAGLRARIAARHSGSSGGSVGAASGGSSGGYTAAYASSGGSSGGSSGGSSGGYSRGSSGGGLAGHLRQKIARIKARRHGSSGGYVVKANYSSGGTSYSSGGRSSGGSSGGYYAPSVSYSSAYSGGSSGGSSGGVSYAAPMSYAPAISHSVPMIESAPIYSAPIQGETIIDGGVPMGETIIDGSIIDSGASYETRKPTLDDDAALLTVAVPVESARVTVNGHETTSDGMVRQFMSRGLKDGYLYTYEVVVTYDVEGEERTDKRTIKLRPGDMERLVFNQTEAVSDEEGDEEEDQFSAVETTQPETVVQLHVPAEAKVVLAGNETNGFGTVRTFRTTQLAAGENWENYTVRVMLDSNGRQLSQERTINVAAGDTVELNFEFDDQAIAMR, from the coding sequence ATGCATTTGTTGGCATGCCTCACGTTGGCGCTCAGCATGAGCGTCACGGCAGAGGCGGGTGGCTCCTACGGGAGTTACGGCAGTAGCGGTGGCAGTGGCCTGGTCTACGGCAGCAGTGGCGGTAGCAGCGGCGGCGGGTTGCTTGCTGGCCTGCGTGCTCGCATTGCGGCTCGCCATTCCGGTTCCTCGGGAGGCTCGGTCGGAGCTGCCTCGGGCGGTTCATCCGGTGGATACACCGCCGCGTACGCTTCTTCAGGTGGCTCGTCGGGAGGTTCTTCCGGTGGATCGTCAGGTGGATACTCGCGCGGATCATCCGGCGGCGGCCTGGCAGGTCACTTGCGTCAAAAAATCGCTCGCATCAAAGCTCGCCGTCATGGCAGCAGCGGCGGTTACGTTGTCAAAGCGAACTACAGCAGCGGTGGCACGTCCTACAGCAGCGGCGGACGTTCGTCCGGCGGCAGCAGTGGCGGCTACTACGCTCCTTCGGTTTCGTATTCGTCCGCTTACTCAGGCGGCAGCAGCGGTGGCAGCTCCGGCGGAGTCAGCTATGCAGCTCCGATGAGCTACGCACCAGCGATTTCGCACAGCGTTCCAATGATCGAATCGGCTCCGATTTACTCGGCCCCCATCCAAGGCGAAACCATCATCGATGGTGGAGTTCCCATGGGTGAGACCATCATCGACGGCTCGATCATCGACAGCGGTGCTTCTTACGAAACCCGCAAGCCAACCCTGGATGACGACGCTGCTTTGTTGACCGTCGCCGTTCCTGTGGAATCGGCTCGTGTGACCGTCAATGGACACGAAACAACCAGCGATGGCATGGTTCGTCAATTCATGTCGCGTGGTCTCAAAGACGGCTACCTCTACACCTACGAAGTTGTCGTGACCTACGACGTCGAAGGTGAAGAACGCACCGACAAACGAACCATCAAACTTCGCCCCGGCGACATGGAACGTTTGGTGTTCAACCAAACCGAAGCCGTCTCGGATGAAGAAGGCGACGAAGAAGAAGACCAGTTCAGCGCAGTTGAAACAACTCAACCAGAAACGGTTGTTCAACTTCACGTTCCTGCCGAAGCGAAAGTCGTTTTGGCTGGTAACGAAACCAATGGCTTCGGAACGGTTCGCACCTTCCGCACCACTCAATTGGCCGCCGGTGAAAACTGGGAAAACTACACCGTTCGCGTGATGTTGGATTCCAACGGTCGCCAACTGAGCCAAGAACGCACGATCAATGTTGCCGCTGGTGACACCGTCGAACTCAACTTCGAATTCGACGACCAAGCCATCGCGATGCGATAG
- a CDS encoding outer membrane protein assembly factor BamB family protein, which translates to MIRIFRHTGLSRPSKWMCGFARTKQGRDDQHRITQSDTHQNRSLLCGFLIVTMAIPTIGLAESWPQFRGPRGDGIVTKGNPPVQFGEDKNLTWKTDLDGKAWSSPVIADGTIWLTSAVEIVPTEDERVDLLRKTDNEERQFKQLAIAKAIELKVFAVDLETGQLKQTIELTTVEQPDAIHSLNSYASPTPVIDGNRLLCHFGTFGTFCLDRTDGKLIWERTLPLKHAVGPGSSPIVHDGKVILIQDGLERQYVIALNAETGSTEWETDRPPMDAPTGDQKKAYCTPIVVTDSNGREQLLCMGSQWMVSYNAKTGEEFWRLYHGKGFSVVPRPIFDGNAVYFSTGFGKPQLWAAKVDGSGDVTDSHVLWTVKKSIPAKPSPIAVDGLLFVVDDNGVASCIDSEDGTNVWSKRLGGKFSASPIMANGRMYFCNHDGEVFVIKPGRECDIEVTNQIDGQIMASPAVIDDALILRTATSLYRFDR; encoded by the coding sequence ATGATTCGCATCTTCCGTCATACCGGTTTGTCACGTCCGTCAAAATGGATGTGCGGATTCGCCCGCACCAAGCAGGGCCGCGACGATCAGCACCGCATCACCCAAAGCGACACCCACCAAAACCGATCGCTTCTGTGCGGATTCTTGATTGTGACGATGGCAATCCCAACGATTGGGCTGGCTGAATCATGGCCGCAATTCCGAGGGCCACGTGGCGACGGTATCGTCACCAAAGGCAATCCACCGGTTCAGTTCGGCGAAGACAAAAACCTCACCTGGAAGACCGATCTGGATGGAAAGGCTTGGTCCTCACCCGTCATCGCTGACGGAACGATTTGGTTGACTTCCGCTGTGGAGATTGTTCCCACGGAAGACGAACGAGTGGACTTGTTAAGAAAAACCGATAATGAAGAACGACAGTTCAAACAACTCGCGATCGCGAAAGCCATCGAACTGAAAGTCTTCGCGGTTGATCTTGAAACTGGGCAATTGAAACAAACGATTGAGCTGACCACCGTTGAACAGCCCGATGCAATTCATTCACTCAACAGCTACGCATCGCCGACACCGGTGATCGATGGCAATCGCCTTCTTTGCCACTTCGGAACCTTTGGAACGTTCTGCCTTGATCGGACCGACGGCAAATTGATCTGGGAGCGGACGTTGCCGCTGAAGCACGCCGTGGGCCCGGGCAGCTCGCCCATCGTTCACGATGGGAAAGTGATCCTGATTCAGGACGGACTGGAGCGGCAATATGTGATCGCCCTGAACGCGGAAACTGGTTCGACGGAATGGGAAACCGATCGCCCGCCAATGGACGCACCCACCGGTGATCAGAAGAAAGCCTACTGCACCCCCATTGTCGTTACCGACTCAAACGGTCGTGAGCAATTGCTTTGCATGGGTTCGCAGTGGATGGTTTCGTACAACGCAAAAACGGGCGAAGAGTTTTGGCGTCTCTATCATGGCAAAGGATTCTCTGTTGTTCCTCGCCCCATCTTCGATGGCAATGCGGTCTACTTCTCGACCGGGTTTGGCAAACCACAACTCTGGGCGGCAAAGGTCGATGGTTCCGGTGACGTCACCGACTCTCATGTGCTGTGGACGGTGAAGAAGAGCATCCCAGCGAAGCCGTCACCAATCGCCGTCGATGGATTGCTATTCGTGGTCGACGACAACGGAGTCGCATCCTGCATCGACAGCGAGGACGGCACCAACGTTTGGTCGAAACGCTTGGGCGGAAAGTTTTCTGCCTCACCGATAATGGCAAACGGCCGAATGTACTTTTGCAATCATGACGGCGAGGTATTTGTCATCAAACCCGGCAGGGAGTGTGACATCGAAGTGACCAATCAAATCGACGGACAAATCATGGCATCCCCCGCCGTGATTGACGATGCTTTGATTTTGCGAACCGCGACGTCGCTTTACCGATTCGATCGGTAA
- a CDS encoding hydroxypyruvate isomerase family protein, with protein MPNNQSDSSLNRRGMLTRAAAVAAGTAAISAAASHAQDTTGAVDATGAVDAKQGRLNQSVCKWCFPKISLEDMAKEAASLGMVGIDLLDPKDFPTLKKHGLVCTMVQSHSLGNGLCDPKFHDECLEKMNVAIEATAAEGWKNVICFSGNARGIDRETGMKNCVDALKKITPVAEKAGVTLQMELLNSKVDHADYMCDNSTWGVELVKRVGSDNFKLLYDIYHMQIMEGDIIRTIQNNHQYFGHYHTAGNPGRHELDDNQELLYPPIAKAIADTGYDGYFAHEFLPVRDPIAGLRDAVAQCIV; from the coding sequence ATGCCAAACAATCAATCCGACTCATCACTGAACCGTCGAGGAATGCTCACCCGAGCGGCAGCTGTTGCGGCTGGCACCGCCGCCATCTCCGCCGCCGCTTCTCATGCCCAGGACACAACAGGTGCGGTCGACGCCACCGGTGCTGTTGATGCAAAGCAGGGCCGATTGAATCAATCGGTTTGCAAGTGGTGCTTCCCCAAGATCTCACTGGAAGACATGGCGAAAGAAGCCGCCTCGCTAGGCATGGTTGGGATCGACTTGCTGGACCCGAAGGACTTTCCGACGCTGAAGAAGCACGGTTTGGTCTGCACGATGGTCCAGTCGCATTCGCTGGGCAACGGTTTGTGCGACCCCAAATTCCACGATGAGTGTTTGGAAAAGATGAACGTCGCCATCGAAGCAACGGCGGCGGAAGGATGGAAGAACGTGATCTGCTTCAGTGGCAACGCTCGAGGGATCGATCGCGAAACCGGCATGAAGAACTGCGTCGACGCACTGAAGAAAATCACGCCGGTGGCTGAGAAAGCTGGCGTGACGCTCCAAATGGAATTGCTCAACAGCAAAGTCGATCACGCGGACTACATGTGCGACAACAGCACCTGGGGTGTCGAGCTCGTCAAACGAGTCGGTAGCGACAACTTCAAGTTGTTGTACGACATCTATCACATGCAAATCATGGAAGGTGACATCATTCGCACCATCCAAAACAACCATCAATACTTTGGGCACTACCACACCGCGGGCAACCCCGGTCGCCATGAACTCGACGACAACCAAGAGTTGCTGTACCCGCCAATTGCAAAAGCGATTGCGGACACCGGATACGATGGCTACTTCGCTCACGAATTCTTGCCCGTTCGCGACCCCATCGCGGGTCTTCGAGACGCAGTCGCCCAGTGCATCGTTTGA
- a CDS encoding CTP synthase, which produces MTKHIFVTGGVVSSLGKGLTSASIGMVLERRGLRVRMQKLDPYINVDPGTMSPYQHGEVYVLDDGSETDLDLGHYERFTSGKLNRDCNYTTGQIYLSVIEKERRGQFLGKTVQVIPHVTNEIKRVIKRMGGDDVDVVITEIGGTVGDIESLPFLEAIRQFSLDAGRENCLYMHLTLVPYLKAADELKTKPTQHSVGQLREIGIQPDVLVCRCEQSISRDDRDKIALFCNVEPEAVIEEKDKDFSIYEVPLSLVDNKLDELIVKKLGLTSAGSLDMTPWNDLLHRLRNPRHEISIAVVGKYAEHKDAYKSIYESLDHAGMHHDAQIRIGRIQSSDIEREGAERLLSGFHGILVPGGFGERGVEGKVQAIQFARERNVPFFGICLGMQTAVIEYGRNVLGLEKAHSTEFDKDTPHPVICLLDEQQNVIDLGGTMRLGSQPSRLVADSKAIQAYGREEIDERHRHRYEFNNEYRKAFEDAGMRFTGLSPDGGLVEIVEIDSHPWFVAAQFHPEFKSKPLKSHPLFTDFIEAAINRRKQRVTEEIASETEKPTAS; this is translated from the coding sequence ATGACTAAACACATTTTTGTTACCGGCGGCGTTGTCAGTTCTCTCGGCAAAGGCCTGACCAGTGCATCCATAGGCATGGTTCTCGAACGCCGCGGACTGCGGGTTCGAATGCAGAAACTGGATCCGTACATCAACGTTGATCCGGGGACGATGAGTCCCTACCAACACGGCGAGGTTTACGTTTTGGACGATGGGTCCGAAACCGATCTCGACCTCGGCCACTATGAACGATTCACGTCGGGCAAGCTGAATCGCGATTGCAATTACACCACCGGACAGATTTATCTTTCGGTGATCGAAAAAGAGCGACGAGGCCAGTTCCTCGGCAAAACCGTTCAGGTCATCCCGCACGTCACCAACGAAATCAAACGCGTCATCAAACGCATGGGCGGCGATGACGTCGACGTTGTGATCACCGAGATTGGTGGCACGGTCGGTGACATCGAGAGCCTCCCTTTTCTCGAAGCGATTCGTCAATTCTCACTCGATGCCGGTCGCGAAAATTGCTTGTACATGCACCTGACATTGGTGCCATACCTGAAGGCCGCTGACGAACTGAAAACCAAACCGACTCAACACTCGGTCGGTCAACTGCGTGAAATCGGAATTCAACCGGACGTATTGGTTTGCCGCTGCGAACAATCGATCAGCCGTGATGACCGAGACAAGATTGCTTTGTTCTGCAACGTGGAACCGGAAGCGGTCATCGAAGAAAAGGACAAAGACTTTTCGATCTACGAAGTTCCATTGTCGCTCGTCGACAACAAACTCGACGAGTTGATCGTCAAGAAACTCGGGCTGACTTCAGCAGGCAGTTTGGACATGACCCCGTGGAATGACTTGCTGCATCGATTGCGCAATCCACGGCACGAAATTTCGATCGCGGTCGTCGGTAAATACGCCGAGCACAAAGACGCATACAAATCGATCTACGAATCACTCGATCACGCGGGCATGCACCATGACGCGCAGATCCGAATCGGACGCATTCAAAGCAGCGACATTGAACGCGAAGGTGCTGAGCGATTGCTGAGTGGATTCCACGGCATCCTTGTTCCGGGTGGCTTTGGCGAACGAGGCGTTGAGGGCAAGGTCCAAGCGATCCAGTTTGCTCGCGAGAGAAACGTGCCGTTCTTTGGCATTTGCTTGGGCATGCAAACGGCAGTCATCGAATACGGCCGCAATGTGCTGGGACTGGAAAAAGCTCACTCGACCGAATTTGACAAAGACACACCTCATCCGGTCATTTGTTTGTTGGACGAACAACAAAACGTGATCGACTTGGGCGGCACGATGCGTTTGGGAAGCCAGCCGTCTCGATTGGTCGCCGACTCAAAAGCCATCCAGGCGTACGGTCGCGAAGAGATCGACGAACGACACCGACACCGTTACGAATTCAACAATGAGTATCGCAAGGCTTTCGAAGACGCTGGCATGCGTTTCACTGGATTGAGCCCCGACGGTGGGTTGGTTGAAATCGTCGAAATCGATTCCCACCCGTGGTTCGTGGCGGCTCAATTCCACCCCGAATTCAAGAGCAAGCCGTTGAAATCGCATCCGTTGTTCACCGATTTTATCGAAGCAGCGATCAACCGTCGCAAACAACGCGTAACCGAAGAAATTGCCTCGGAGACAGAGAAGCCAACCGCTTCCTGA